Part of the Streptomyces europaeiscabiei genome is shown below.
CTTATGGCACGTGCACGGACCGGTTCGCAGCGGTGCGCGAGGCGTTGGCGGCCTCGCTGGACGACAAGGACGTGGGGGCGTCGGTCGCCGTGTACGTGGACGGTGAGCCGGTGGTCGACCTCTGGGGCGGATACACCGACGCGGACCGCACCACACCGTGGGAGCGGGACACCCTCACCCATGTGTGGTCCACCACCAAGACGATGACCGCGCTGTGCGTGCTGATGCTCGCCGACCGGGGCGAACTGGACCTGGACGCGCCGGTGGCGACGTACTGGCCCGAGTTCGCCGCGGCGGGCAAGGAGGACGTACGCGTCAGGCATGTGCTCGCGCACACGGCCGGCCTGCCCCGCTTCGAAGCACCCACGACGCTGGAGGACCTGTACGACTGGCCGACCGTCACCTCCCGGCTCGCCGCTCAGGCACCGGCCTGGGAGCCCGGTACCGAGGCCGGCTACCACGCGGTCACCCAGGGGTATCTGCTCGGGGAGATCGTCCGCCGGGTCACCGGCCGCAGCCTGGGCACCTTCCTCGCCGAGGAGGTCACGGGCCCGCTGGGCGCCGACTTCCACATCGGGCTCCCCGCCGAGCACGACCACCGGGTGGCGCCGATCATCGCGCCGCCCTCGTCCTCGCCCCGGGGCGGCCCGCCGCCCAACCCGGCCATACCGGACGGCACCGCCAACACGACCGCCTGGCGCCGCGCCGAGATCCCGGCCGCGAACGGTCACGGCAACGCCCGCTCGGTCGCCGCCGTGCAGTCGCTGCTGGCCTGCGGCGGGGCGGCGCGCGGTGTGCGCCTGCTGTCGGAGAAGGGGTGCGAACGGGTCCTGGAGGAGCAGTTCGACGGCACGGACAGTGTCCTGGGCGTACCGATGCGCTACGGCATGGGCTACGGCCTCAACGGCGGCCAACTGCCCAACCCCCGGACCTGTTTCTGGGCCGGCTGGGGCGGCTCGATCGTCCTGGTCGACCTCGACGCCCGGATGGCCGTGGCGTACGTGATGAACCAGATGATCGACGAAGGACTCGGCGACGACCGGGCCTTCATGATCCTCGCGGCCGTCTACGAGGGCCTGTCCGGCTGAAGCCGACGGCGCACTCCTGCTGACCGCACCGGCCACACGACCGCACGCCTCGCACCGGCCCGGGAACCCCGGGCCGGTGCGAGGCGTGGCAAGGGTGTCTGGCAAGATCAACTGTCCTCGGTGGAACCAGAACCCCGCCTTCCCCCTCTCCAGGGTCGGGGGGCGCACAGGTGAGGACCGCGGCCTCCTCCGGCCTGCCGCCACACGATGTTCATGCCCTGTGCATGGTGTTGCTCCAGGGGACCCGTCCACCATCGGATCACGATCGTCCGCCCGTCATCGCCCAGGAGTTCGCATGCCCAGCCGCCGTCGCTTCCTCACCGGGACCGCCGCCGTCGGCGCGACCGGGGCGGCGGCCGGATGTGTCGAGCACGAGGGACGCAAGGCGGGGGTGCGCGAGGTCGCCGCTCCGCAGGTGAGCCGCCCGTCCGCGCCGGTCGTGCCCGCCGCCAGGACCCCGTCGCGGCGGCCGAACTTCGTGGTCGTCCTCGCCGACGACCTCGGCTACGGCGAACTCGGTTCCTACGGCCAGGAACTGATCGACACCCCGCGCCTGGACGCCCTGGCCGCGGAGGGACTGCGCTTCACCGACGCCTACGCCGCCGCCCCGGTCTGCGCCCCCTCCCGCTGCTCCTTCCTCACCGGACTGCACAGCGGCCATGCCACCGTTCGCGAGAACCCCTGGGGTCCGGGCGGCCAAGGCGCTCTCACCGAGCAGGACTTCACCTTCGCCGAAGCGCTGCGCGCCCTCGGCTACCGCACCGCGCTCATCGGCAAATGGGGCTTCGGCCCCGAGCGGCCGGATCAGCCGAGCCACCCCAACTCCCGTGGCTTCGAGCAGTTCTACGGCTATCTGACGCACAAGCACGCGCACGAGTACTACCCGACTTACCTCTGGGACAACGGCAGGAAGCAGGACATCCCCGAGAACCGGGACGGCGCCCGCAGGACCTACGCCCCCGACCTCATCGAGGACCGGGCGCTCGGCTTCGTCGACGCCCACAAGGACGAGCCGTTCCTGCTCTTCCTCGCCCCGACCGTGCCGCACGCCCCGAGCCGCGCCCCGCAGCTGGGGGCGTACGCCGACGAGCCCTGGACCCAGCCGAACAAGGCGCACGCGGCCCAGGTCACCGGCCTCGACACCCTCGTCGGCAACATCGTGGACCGGCTGCGGACACACGGCATCGACCGGCGCACCGTCGTCCTCGTCACCAGCGACAACGGCCCGCACGAGGAGGGCGGCACCGACCCCGACCTCTTCGACGGCAACGGACCGCTGCGCGGCTACAAACGCAACCTGTACGAGGGCGGCATCCGCGTCCCCCTCATCGCCTGGTCCCCGCAGCGCGTCCCGGTCGGCACCACCGACCGGCCGACCCCGCTGACCGACCTGCTGCCCACCCTCGCCGAACTCGCGGGCGCGCCCGCCCCGTCGGACATCGACGGGCTCTCCGTGGCACCGCTGCTGAGCGCCGGTGACGGCGAGGCGGCACGCCACGACCACCTGTACTTCTACCGCAACCACAGCGGTGTCACCTCGCGCGCCGACCAGGTCGACCGGGGCCGGGCCCGGCGACTGGCGGAGGCAGTGCGGCGCGGAGACCTCAAGGCGGTGCGGTTCGCGCCCGGCCAGAACCGCAAGGCGCCCGACGGGAGGTGGGAGGTCGAGCTGTACGACCTCGCCAGGGACCCCGGTGAGCGGAACGACCTCGCGGCGGCGCGGCCCGCCCAGGCCGACGCGCTGGTACGGCTGATGCGGTCCTCCTGGGTGGACGACTACCGGCGCAAGCCCTACGGCGTCACCCTCCAAGTCCAGCCGGAAGACGGGAAGTTCCTGGTCATCGCGTCCTTCGCCAACGGCTCCGCCCGCCCCTGGACCGCGGCCCGCCTCGCCCTCACCGCGCCCAGCGGCTGGCAGGTGCGCGACCTCGGCACGGTCACCACGGACCGCATCCGCTCCGGCGGCCGGTTCGCCGCCCGCTGGGAGGTCACCCCAGACGCGGACACCGACCAGGTCCTGTTTATGGTCCGTGGCACGGCGACACACGCGGGTGCCGTCGTGACGTACGCGGCGCAGGCCCTGGCCGGGAAATAGCCGCGCGCCTCGCTCAGGAAACGGCCGCGCGCCTCGCTCAGGAAACGGCCGCGCGCCTCGCTCAGGAAACGGCCGCGCGCCTCGCTCAGGAAACGGCCGCGCGCCTCGCTCAGGAAACGGCGCCGCGCGCCTCCCTCAGGCGGGAGAAGTGCCCCGGCCCGGAATCAGTGACCCCCGGCGGGGTTCGTCCGGCTGCCAGCCCAGAGCGCGGGAGATCCCGCGTGCCGCCACCCGGACGGCGGGCGTCAACACCGGTACCTGGGCGCCGACGTGGGGCACGACGACGGACACGGCGGCCACCACGGCCCCGCCAGGACCGCGTACCGGCGCGGCCACCGACAGGGCGTCCTCGGTGACCTGACGACCGCTCACCGCCACGCCAGTGCGCCGGACTTCGGCGAGCACACGCCGCAACCGGGTCGCGTCGGCGATGGTGTACGGCGTGAAGGAGGCCAACGACCCCTGGCAGTAGGTCTCCTGGGACGAGGCGTCGCCGTGCGCGAGGAGGGCCAGGCCCACCCCCGTGGCGTGCAGGGGCCAGCGTCCGCCGACCCGGATGTGGACGCCGACGGCGGAGCGCCCGGAGAGCCACTCGATGTAGACGACCTCGTCACCGTCGCGCACCGCGAGCTGCACGTTCTCGTGCGTGGCCTCGTACAGGTCCTCCAGGTACGGCAGCGCGATCTGCCGTAGCGCGAGCCCGCGCGGGGCGAGCGCCGCGAGCTCCCAGAGCCGGAGCCCGACGTGGTAGATCCCGTCCGCGTCCCGCTCCAGGGCGCCCCACTCGGTGAGCGCGCCCACCAGCCGGTGGGCCGTGGTGAGGGTCAGCCCGGCCCGGCGGCTGATGTCGGTGAGGGAGAGCGCCGGGTGGTCGTGGTCGAAGGCGGCCAGCACGGCGAGGAGCCGGTCGGGGGCGGAGCGGACGGCCCCCGGGGGCGCGGTCCTCGGCGACGCGGCCTGCTGGGGCACGGGTCCCGGCGAGGGGAGAGCGTCGGTGGTCATCGTCATGGCGTCACCCCAGTCCGGCTTCGGCGACCTTCTGCAGCAGCACGTGGAGGGTCTCACGCTCGGCGGCGTCGAGGGGTTCCAGCAGTTCGTTCGTGACGCGCTGTCCGGCCTCGTCGGTGTCGCGGAGGAAGGACCGGCCGTCATCGGTCAGGACGATGATCCGGCTGCGGCGGTCGTCGGGGGAGGGGCGCCGCTCGGCGAAGCCCAGCTTCTCCAGGTCGTCCACCAGCCCGACGATCGCGCTCGGGTCGTAGCCGAGCGACGCGCTCAGCTCGCGCTGGAGAACGCCGGGGGACGTGGCCAGGAAGCGCAGCAGCGCGTAGTGCCGCAGCCGCAGCCCCGACTCCTGGAGGGACGAGTTGAACAGCTGCCCTGACCGCAGCCCCAGGCGGTACAGCAGATAGCCCGTGTCCGCGTGCAGCCCGCGCATCCACGGCTCGTGCGCGTCGATCGAGGCGGCGTCCTGAGTCTGCTGGCGGGCGATGGCGGGCTCCCTGGTCTTTGGGGCCTGTCTTTCGGATCAGGCCTGGTCGCGGGGTTGGGTGCGCGCGTCCGCGGCGTTGTCGTCGGTGGCCGACGCTTCGCGTCGACGCCCTCCTCCGCCCTCGCGGCCGTACGCGCCCAGCCCCGCTCACCGGTGTTCGTCCGGCACCCCGGCCCGCAGCCGGCCTGATCCGAGAGGCAGGCCCTGGGTCCCGAGCAAGGGTCGGCGCTTGTGTACCGCCCCAGCATGACGCAACGCCCGGGGAACAACAACTATTGACGTCAACAACTATTGCTCTTAGCTTCGATCTCGTAGCCGCAGTCGGCAGGCGCTCGACAGCGTCGGCCGTCGCACCCCATCCGAAGGGATCCCCTCGTGCCCAGCATCGATCTCACCGGCAAGGTCGCCGTCGTCACGGGCAGTGGCCGTGGCCTCGGTCTGGCCTACGCACAGGCCCTCGCCGCCGTCGGCGCCTCCGTCGTCGTGAACGACATCGACGAGGCCGTGGCCGAAGCGGCCGTGAAGTCCATCACCGAGGCGGGCGGCAAGGCCGTCGCCGAGGTCGTCGCAGTCGGTACGACCGAGGCGGCCGACCGGCTGGTGGGCCGCGCGGTGGAGGAGTTCGGGCGGCTCGACATCCTCGTCACCAACGCGGGCATCCTGCGCGACAAGGTGCTGTGGAAGATGTCCGACGACGACTTCGACGCGGTGATCAACACCCACCTCAAGGGCACCTTCACCTGCGCCCGCGCCGCCGCGATCCGGATGCGCGAGCAGGGCGAGGGCGGCTCCCTGATCCTCGTCGGCTCCCCGGCCGGCCAGCGCGGCAACTTCGGCCAGACGAACTACGCCGCCGCCAAGGCCGGTATCGCCGCCTTCGCCCGCACCTGGTCGATGGAACTGGGCCGCGCCGGCATCACCGTCAACGCGATCGTCCCGGTCGCCGCCACCGCGATGACCGAGACCATCCCGGTCTTCGCCCCGTACGTCGAGGCGCTGCGCGAGGGCAAGCCGTTCCCGGAGTTCCTGCGCAAGGGCGAGGGCTTCGGCACCCCCGAGGACTGCGCGGCCCTGGTCCCGTTCCTCGCCTCGGAGGCGGCGCGCGGTGTCACCGGCCAGGCCATCGGCATCGGCGGCGACAAGGTGGCACTCTGGTCGCACCCGCAGGAGATCAGGACGGCGTACGCGAACGGCGGCTGGACCCCCGAGGCCCTCGCCGACGTCTGGCCGACCTCGCTGGGTGCCGAGCCGCAGACCGTGGGCGTCCCCGCCCCGAAGATCCCGGAGGCGTGATGAGTCCCGCCAACCCCGCCATGAACGTGGACGAGCTGGTCGCGATCGACGTCCACACCCACGCGGAGGTGTCCTCCAAGGGCAACGCCTCCCTGGCCGACGACCTGCACGACGCCTCCTCGGCGTACTTCAAGGTCGAGGGCAAGCGGAAGCCCACCCTGGAGGAGACGGCCGCCTACTACCGCGAGCGGAGAATGGCCGCCGTGATCTTCACGGTGGACGCCGAGTCCGCGACCGGCACCGAGCCCGTCCCGAACGAGGAGGTCGCCGAGGCGGCCGCCGCCAACGCGGACGTGCTGATCCCCTTCGCCTCCATCGACCCCTTCCGCGGCAAGGCGGGCGTGAAGCAGGCCCGCCGCCTGGTCGAGGAGTACGGGGTGAAGGGTTTCAAGTTCCACCCCAGCGTCCAGGGCTTCTTCCCCAACGACCGCGCGGTGGCGTACGCCCTGTACGAGGTGATCGAGGAGACGGGCACGATCGCCCTCTTCCACACCGGCCAGACGGGCATCGGCGCGGGCGTCCCAGGCGGCGGTGGCATCCGGCTGAAGTACTCCAACCCGATGCACGTGGACGACGTGGCCGCCGACTTCCCGCACCTCAAGATCATCCTGGCGCACCCGTCCTTCCCCTGGCAGGACGAGGCGCTCGCGGTGGCCACGCACAAGCCGGGCGTGCACATCGACCTGTCCGGCTGGTCGCCGAAGTACTTCCCGCCGCAGCTGGTGCAGTACGCGAACACCCTGCTCAAGGACAAGGTGCTCTTCGGCTCCGACTACCCCGTCCTCACCCCCGACCGCTGGCTCTCCGACTTCGAGAAGCTGCCGATCAAGGACGAGGTCAAGCCGAAGATCCTGAAGGAGAACGCCGCCCGGCTGCTCGGACTGACGAAGCCATGACGACGCCATGAGGAAACCGTGAGGGACCACCCCATGTGCAATGACGGACAGGGGCACAGACATGCGCAATGAGGGACTGGGGTCGTGGCCCGCCCGCCGTGCCCGCAAGACCCCGCAGCGCACCGCGCTGATCCACGGCGACACGAGCATCACCTACGGGGAGCTGTACGAGCGCACCACGCGCCTGGCCCACGCACTTCGCGCCTCCGGCGTACGCCGCGGCGACCGCATCGCCTACCTGGGGCCCAACCACCCCTCGTATCTGGAGACGCTGTTCGCCGCCGGTACCCTCGGCGCGGTCTTCGTCCCGCTCAACACCCGCCTCGCGGGCCCCGAGATCGCCTACCAGCTGGCGGACTCCGGGGCCAAGGCGCTGGTGTACGGGCCGGCTTTCACCGGGCTCGTCGCCGGACTGCCGGGCGACGGCACCGGCGTCCGCACGTTCGTGGAGACCGGCGCGGAGTACGAGGCACTGCTCGCCGGGGCCGAGGCCGAGCCGATCGACCAGCCCGTCACCGCCGACGACACCTGCATCATCATGTACACCTCGGGGACGACGGGCCGCCCCAAGGGCGCGATGCTCACGCACGGCAACATCATCTGGAACGCCGTCAACGTGCTCGTCGACCAGGACGTCATCACCGACGAACGCGCCCTGGTCTCCGCCCCGTTGTTCCACACGGCAGGGCTGAACATGCTCACCCTGCCCGTGCTGCTCAAGGGCGGCACCTGCGTCCTGGTCGAGGCCTTCGCCCCGGAGGCCACCTTCGACCTGATCGAACGGCACCGGATCACCTTCATGTTCGGTGTGCCGACCATGTTCGACCAGGTCGCCCGGCATCCCCGCTGGGCCGACGCCGACCTGTCGTCGCTGCGGATGCTGTCCTGCGGCGGCTCACCGGTGCCGACCCCGCTCATCGCGAAGTTCCAGGAGCGCGGGCTCACCTTCCTCCAGGGCTACGGCATGACGGAGGCGGCCCCCGGCACGCTCTTCCTCGACGCGGAGCACGCCGTGAGCAAGGCCGGTTCGGCGGGTGTGCCGCACTTCTTCAGCGATGTGCGGGTCGTACGGCCGGACATGACCCCGGTCGACGTCGACGAACCCGGCGAGGTCGTGGTCCGCGGACCGCACGTCATGCCCGGCTACTGGGGGCTGCCCGAGGAGACGGCCGCGGTCTTCGCCGACGGCTGGTTCCGCAGCGGGGACGCCGCCCGGGTCGACGAGGACGGCTATGTCTTCATCGTCGACCGCATCAAGGACATGATCATCTCCGGGGGAGAGAACATCTACCCCGCCGAGATCGAGGACCAGCTCCTCGCCCACCCGGACGTCGTCGAGTGCGCGGTCATCGGCATCCCCGACGACAAGTGGGGCGAGGTGCCGCGCGCGGTCGTCGTGCCGCGGGAGGGCAGCGCCCTGGACGCCGACGAGGTGCTCGCCTCGCTGGCCGGGCGGCTCGCCAAGTACAAGATCCCGAAGTCGGTGGTGATCGCGGACGAGCTTCCGCGCACCGCCTCCGGAAAGCTCCTCAAGGCCCGGGTGCGCAAGCGCTACGGCACGAACTCTTAGCTAAGGAACGTCATATGAGCATCACCGTGAACGGCATCGACGAACTCAAGAAGCTCGCCGGCAGCGACCTCGGCACCAGTGAGTGGATCGAGGTCACCCAGGAGCGCATCGACACGTTCGCCGACGCGACCGGGGACCACCAGTGGATCCACGTCGACCCCGTGAAGGCGGCCGAGGGCCCCTTCGGTGCGCCGATCGCCCACGGCTACCTGACCCTGTCGCTGTTCATCCCGCTGTTCACCGAGCTGCTGGATGTCGAGGGTGTCTCGACGAAGGTCAACTACGGCCTGAACAAGGTGCGTTTCCCGTCGCCGGTGAAGGTCGGGTCGAAGATCCGCCTGGTGGGCAGGCTGGCGTCGGTGGAGGACGTGCCGGGAGGCGTGCAGATCACGGTCGACGGCACGATCGAGATCGAGGGCGCGCCCAAGCCGGCGGCCGTCCTGCAGAGCCTTTCCCGGTTCTACGCCTGAGCGCTCCGCCGGGAGCGCCACAGGGGCGCGGGGCGAGGGGAACCGCCGGGCCGACGTGGCCGGTCGCGCGGTTCCCCACTTCCCGGAGAAGGCCCTGGTGCTCAACTCACGTCCACGAACACCGGGTTCGAGTAGAACCACGTGTCCTCCCACGGGTCCCCGTCGCCGGGCGAGTGCGGGATCGGGCCGTGGGGGTCGGTCGCGGCGCCCAGGTAGCCCGCCCCGTTGCGCTTGCCGTCGCTGCCCCGCAGCCGGAGATAGAAGGACTCGTCCCCGGCCGTGACCGGGATGCGCAGGGTGTACGTGCCCTTGCGGCCGCTCACGTCCTTGGTGTGGACGACCTTGGTGGCGGGGGCCTGCCAGGCGTCCCGGTCCGTCACCGGGCCGCGCACCGCGCCCCGGATGACATCGACATGGGCCAACTCCGGCAGGATTCCCCGGGGGTTGGCGCGCGACGCGGTCGTCACCGTCACGCTCAGCGTGAGCCTCTCGCCCTTGCGGACACGCAGCCGGCCACCCAGGGTGACGCCCCGCCCGTGGTCGCGGTCGCGCCGCACGCGGACGTCGAGGCCGTCCAGCAGATGGCCGTGGTCGACCCAGACGCGGCCCGCCCGCAGGCCCGCCATCACCGCGCGGTAGCCGTAACGGGTCACGCCCACGTGGGTGCGGCTGAACTGGCCGGGCCAGAAGTCGCTGCCGGGCTGCGGGGTGTCGGTGTTCACCGGGTCGGGCAGCTTGCCGGTGTTGTCGAAGTTCTGCCCGGCCGGCCAGTCGCCGTTCTTCCAGGTGTCGAAGACGATCCGGTGGGCGTCCGAGTTGGTGGTGATCGAGAACAGCCTGCCCTCGGCCAGCATGGAGTCCCAGAGACCGCCCACGGTCGATGTCGACCAGTCGAAACCGCCGTACGTGAGGTAGGCCTCCGCCGGGTAGCCGGGCCAGGACTGGGCCGACGGCTTGTTCTCGTACTCGCCGCGTATCGAGGTGGCCCCCCGCCAGCCGGGGATCGCCGCGCCCTGGGCGCCGGGCGCGCCCTCCATGCCGATCATGATCTCGGGGGCCGCGTCCCGCCAGGCGCGCATCTCGTGCGGGGAGTCGATGCCGAGGCGCAGGGGGTGGTTGGCCAACACCAGCACGTCGTCCACGTATCCCTTACGGCGCTGCTCGGCCAGCCACTTGACCGCCCTGACGGCATGCGCCTCGTTGCGGGCGGTGTCCGCGCCGCCCACGGAACCGTCCGTGTAGCCCAGCAGTTTGCCGTCGTAGTCGCGCTCGAAGCGGGTGAGCAGGTCCACCTCGTGCCGGCCGGGGGTCGTGAAGACCGTGCAGTGCTCCGCGGCCGGGATGTACCACTCCAGGCCCTGGAAGATCAGCTGCCGCGGGTTCTCGGCCCGCGCCTTCAGGATCTCCTTGTGCTCCAGCGCGGCCCCGAAGTCGGCGTGCCCGAAGTTG
Proteins encoded:
- a CDS encoding serine hydrolase domain-containing protein; the encoded protein is MALTYGTCTDRFAAVREALAASLDDKDVGASVAVYVDGEPVVDLWGGYTDADRTTPWERDTLTHVWSTTKTMTALCVLMLADRGELDLDAPVATYWPEFAAAGKEDVRVRHVLAHTAGLPRFEAPTTLEDLYDWPTVTSRLAAQAPAWEPGTEAGYHAVTQGYLLGEIVRRVTGRSLGTFLAEEVTGPLGADFHIGLPAEHDHRVAPIIAPPSSSPRGGPPPNPAIPDGTANTTAWRRAEIPAANGHGNARSVAAVQSLLACGGAARGVRLLSEKGCERVLEEQFDGTDSVLGVPMRYGMGYGLNGGQLPNPRTCFWAGWGGSIVLVDLDARMAVAYVMNQMIDEGLGDDRAFMILAAVYEGLSG
- a CDS encoding sulfatase-like hydrolase/transferase, which encodes MPSRRRFLTGTAAVGATGAAAGCVEHEGRKAGVREVAAPQVSRPSAPVVPAARTPSRRPNFVVVLADDLGYGELGSYGQELIDTPRLDALAAEGLRFTDAYAAAPVCAPSRCSFLTGLHSGHATVRENPWGPGGQGALTEQDFTFAEALRALGYRTALIGKWGFGPERPDQPSHPNSRGFEQFYGYLTHKHAHEYYPTYLWDNGRKQDIPENRDGARRTYAPDLIEDRALGFVDAHKDEPFLLFLAPTVPHAPSRAPQLGAYADEPWTQPNKAHAAQVTGLDTLVGNIVDRLRTHGIDRRTVVLVTSDNGPHEEGGTDPDLFDGNGPLRGYKRNLYEGGIRVPLIAWSPQRVPVGTTDRPTPLTDLLPTLAELAGAPAPSDIDGLSVAPLLSAGDGEAARHDHLYFYRNHSGVTSRADQVDRGRARRLAEAVRRGDLKAVRFAPGQNRKAPDGRWEVELYDLARDPGERNDLAAARPAQADALVRLMRSSWVDDYRRKPYGVTLQVQPEDGKFLVIASFANGSARPWTAARLALTAPSGWQVRDLGTVTTDRIRSGGRFAARWEVTPDADTDQVLFMVRGTATHAGAVVTYAAQALAGK
- a CDS encoding IclR family transcriptional regulator; this translates as MTMTTDALPSPGPVPQQAASPRTAPPGAVRSAPDRLLAVLAAFDHDHPALSLTDISRRAGLTLTTAHRLVGALTEWGALERDADGIYHVGLRLWELAALAPRGLALRQIALPYLEDLYEATHENVQLAVRDGDEVVYIEWLSGRSAVGVHIRVGGRWPLHATGVGLALLAHGDASSQETYCQGSLASFTPYTIADATRLRRVLAEVRRTGVAVSGRQVTEDALSVAAPVRGPGGAVVAAVSVVVPHVGAQVPVLTPAVRVAARGISRALGWQPDEPRRGSLIPGRGTSPA
- a CDS encoding MarR family winged helix-turn-helix transcriptional regulator, with protein sequence MRGLHADTGYLLYRLGLRSGQLFNSSLQESGLRLRHYALLRFLATSPGVLQRELSASLGYDPSAIVGLVDDLEKLGFAERRPSPDDRRSRIIVLTDDGRSFLRDTDEAGQRVTNELLEPLDAAERETLHVLLQKVAEAGLG
- a CDS encoding SDR family NAD(P)-dependent oxidoreductase encodes the protein MPSIDLTGKVAVVTGSGRGLGLAYAQALAAVGASVVVNDIDEAVAEAAVKSITEAGGKAVAEVVAVGTTEAADRLVGRAVEEFGRLDILVTNAGILRDKVLWKMSDDDFDAVINTHLKGTFTCARAAAIRMREQGEGGSLILVGSPAGQRGNFGQTNYAAAKAGIAAFARTWSMELGRAGITVNAIVPVAATAMTETIPVFAPYVEALREGKPFPEFLRKGEGFGTPEDCAALVPFLASEAARGVTGQAIGIGGDKVALWSHPQEIRTAYANGGWTPEALADVWPTSLGAEPQTVGVPAPKIPEA
- a CDS encoding amidohydrolase family protein, whose amino-acid sequence is MNVDELVAIDVHTHAEVSSKGNASLADDLHDASSAYFKVEGKRKPTLEETAAYYRERRMAAVIFTVDAESATGTEPVPNEEVAEAAAANADVLIPFASIDPFRGKAGVKQARRLVEEYGVKGFKFHPSVQGFFPNDRAVAYALYEVIEETGTIALFHTGQTGIGAGVPGGGGIRLKYSNPMHVDDVAADFPHLKIILAHPSFPWQDEALAVATHKPGVHIDLSGWSPKYFPPQLVQYANTLLKDKVLFGSDYPVLTPDRWLSDFEKLPIKDEVKPKILKENAARLLGLTKP
- the menE gene encoding o-succinylbenzoate--CoA ligase encodes the protein MRNEGLGSWPARRARKTPQRTALIHGDTSITYGELYERTTRLAHALRASGVRRGDRIAYLGPNHPSYLETLFAAGTLGAVFVPLNTRLAGPEIAYQLADSGAKALVYGPAFTGLVAGLPGDGTGVRTFVETGAEYEALLAGAEAEPIDQPVTADDTCIIMYTSGTTGRPKGAMLTHGNIIWNAVNVLVDQDVITDERALVSAPLFHTAGLNMLTLPVLLKGGTCVLVEAFAPEATFDLIERHRITFMFGVPTMFDQVARHPRWADADLSSLRMLSCGGSPVPTPLIAKFQERGLTFLQGYGMTEAAPGTLFLDAEHAVSKAGSAGVPHFFSDVRVVRPDMTPVDVDEPGEVVVRGPHVMPGYWGLPEETAAVFADGWFRSGDAARVDEDGYVFIVDRIKDMIISGGENIYPAEIEDQLLAHPDVVECAVIGIPDDKWGEVPRAVVVPREGSALDADEVLASLAGRLAKYKIPKSVVIADELPRTASGKLLKARVRKRYGTNS
- a CDS encoding MaoC family dehydratase gives rise to the protein MSITVNGIDELKKLAGSDLGTSEWIEVTQERIDTFADATGDHQWIHVDPVKAAEGPFGAPIAHGYLTLSLFIPLFTELLDVEGVSTKVNYGLNKVRFPSPVKVGSKIRLVGRLASVEDVPGGVQITVDGTIEIEGAPKPAAVLQSLSRFYA
- a CDS encoding PHP domain-containing protein, which produces MSDPSGLSGTHEQQLPAWADPSVSPADLDAQGVSRRGLLRGAGLFGAAFAMGATGALTAPASAHSRPYGGEDPRLAYLVGDHHIHTVYSHDAKYTFSQLAAAGAKYGLDWMVFTEHSNFGHADFGAALEHKEILKARAENPRQLIFQGLEWYIPAAEHCTVFTTPGRHEVDLLTRFERDYDGKLLGYTDGSVGGADTARNEAHAVRAVKWLAEQRRKGYVDDVLVLANHPLRLGIDSPHEMRAWRDAAPEIMIGMEGAPGAQGAAIPGWRGATSIRGEYENKPSAQSWPGYPAEAYLTYGGFDWSTSTVGGLWDSMLAEGRLFSITTNSDAHRIVFDTWKNGDWPAGQNFDNTGKLPDPVNTDTPQPGSDFWPGQFSRTHVGVTRYGYRAVMAGLRAGRVWVDHGHLLDGLDVRVRRDRDHGRGVTLGGRLRVRKGERLTLSVTVTTASRANPRGILPELAHVDVIRGAVRGPVTDRDAWQAPATKVVHTKDVSGRKGTYTLRIPVTAGDESFYLRLRGSDGKRNGAGYLGAATDPHGPIPHSPGDGDPWEDTWFYSNPVFVDVS